A stretch of Cytophagales bacterium DNA encodes these proteins:
- a CDS encoding sulfotransferase: MQELIAKIHWLLERREDAYPVQDQSYRELIEAIAQLTELLLHQVKEISDTWKPDPQLVKKTHEFIEQPVFICGAMKTGTTLLTRLLDNHPSLLVMPGDSHYYTNFRKFSGDYADLCHYWMQRLVNPTGQCPFWFLGESIDSYIKFLLYLNYFLKTDYDTFQSVVAAVFCANPNRSMSTRYWVEKKPENEWYVQWLVKRFPRAKFLHIVRNPLPNIASIKKLNEFKAIPFRAISYSVRLKHLMKLGVDNLESLGNGTYKIIRYEDLLSEPEKEISALAAHLDIQIDTNLTIPSENGVPAKANSMYAANRITGSIAGWGDDKKWKSMLTQKEKEEIVTVLFSQAVSKDYEYWSDEEIRAFRKSSNLRGLWITLLARVIAFKQRFA, encoded by the coding sequence ATGCAGGAGCTTATTGCAAAAATTCATTGGTTGTTAGAAAGGAGGGAAGATGCATATCCAGTACAAGATCAGTCCTATCGAGAGTTGATAGAGGCCATTGCGCAATTGACCGAGCTTTTACTTCATCAGGTAAAAGAGATTAGCGACACCTGGAAGCCTGATCCACAACTGGTAAAAAAGACTCATGAATTTATAGAACAGCCGGTTTTTATCTGTGGCGCGATGAAAACAGGAACAACCTTACTTACCAGATTACTTGATAACCACCCTTCTCTGCTAGTGATGCCTGGAGATAGCCATTATTACACCAATTTCAGAAAGTTTTCAGGAGACTATGCTGACTTGTGCCACTATTGGATGCAAAGATTGGTGAATCCCACTGGGCAGTGTCCATTTTGGTTTTTGGGTGAAAGTATAGACTCCTACATAAAATTCTTGTTGTACCTAAATTACTTTTTGAAAACAGATTACGATACGTTTCAATCGGTGGTGGCTGCCGTTTTTTGTGCCAACCCGAATAGAAGTATGTCCACTAGGTATTGGGTAGAAAAGAAACCCGAGAATGAGTGGTACGTACAGTGGCTGGTCAAACGTTTCCCTAGGGCCAAATTTTTACATATAGTGAGGAATCCGTTGCCAAATATTGCATCCATCAAGAAGTTGAATGAGTTCAAAGCCATCCCCTTTCGTGCCATTAGCTATAGTGTCAGACTAAAGCACCTGATGAAGTTAGGGGTTGATAACCTTGAGTCTCTTGGAAACGGTACCTACAAAATTATCAGGTATGAAGACTTATTATCCGAACCGGAAAAGGAGATTTCAGCTCTGGCTGCTCATTTGGATATACAGATTGATACCAACTTAACCATTCCATCAGAAAATGGTGTGCCGGCAAAAGCGAATTCTATGTATGCTGCAAATCGGATAACGGGAAGTATAGCTGGCTGGGGAGATGATAAGAAATGGAAAAGTATGCTGACTCAGAAAGAGAAGGAGGAAATTGTAACTGTCTTGTTCTCTCAGGCAGTCTCGAAGGATTATGAGTATTGGTCGGACGAAGAGATTAGGGCGTTTAGAAAGTCCAGTAATCTAAGAGGCCTATGGATAACACTGCTAGCAAGGGTGATTGCGTTTAAACAGCGTTTTGCATAG